In the Daphnia pulicaria isolate SC F1-1A chromosome 2, SC_F0-13Bv2, whole genome shotgun sequence genome, one interval contains:
- the LOC124326312 gene encoding annexin B9-like isoform X2 encodes MAANNFYQIAANTTPIWQHQNYPQQPMAPQKAERYVPTVLPAALFDARADADALHKAMKGMGTDEKALINILCHRSNDQRVSITQAYKSGYGKDLESKLRSELSRNFERVMVALCLSTANFLAREMREAMAGLGTNENTLIEILCSRTNQEMREINKSYLLTYGRPMEKDIVGDTSGTFKMICVSLAQGNRDENEMEIDEDKAKSDILRLYDAGEGRLGTDESTFNSIICTRSWAHLRHVMTLYLANYGHSLEKAIASEFSGNAEKVLLGILQCAQNRQGYIAQRLYDSMKGLGTNDRSLIRNIVSHCDVDMGNIKQEYQNKFCRSLQADVADDTSVHIIQSKI; translated from the exons ATGGCTGCCAATAATTTCTATCAAATAGCTGCCAATACGACGCCCATTTGGCAGCATCAGAATTATCCTCAACAACCAATGGCACCGCAAAAAGCCGAACGg TATGTTCCCACCGTGCTTCCGGCTGCGCTGTTTGATGCGAGAGCCGACGCCGATGCTCTCCATAAGGCCATGAAAGGTATGGGCACCGATGAAAAGGCCCTGATCAACATTCTGTGCCATCGCAGCAACGACCAGCGCGTTTCAATCACGCAGGCCTACAAGTCCGGCTATGGAAAG GATTTGGAGTCGAAATTGAGAAGTGAATTGAGTCGCAATTTCGAACGGGTTATGGTCGCCCTCTGCCTATCGACGGCCAATTTCTTGGCCCGTGAAATGCGCGAAGCCATGGCCGGATTGGGGACCAACGAAAACACGTTGATTGAAATCCTTTGCAGTCGCACTAATCAGGAGATGCGAGAAATCAACAAGTCCTACCTGCTCA CTTACGGCCGTCCCATGGAAAAGGACATTGTGGGAGACACTTCCGGCACCTTCAAAATGATTTGCGTTTCACTGGCCCAG GGTAACCGGGATGAGAACGAAATGGAAATTGATGAAGATAAAGCCAAATCAGATATCCTACGTTTATACGACGCAG gAGAAGGTCGACTGGGTACGGATGAAAGTACTTTTAATTCCATCATTTGCACTCGCAGTTGGGCTCATTTGCGCCATGTCATGACCCTGTATTTGGCGAATTATGGCCACAGTTTGGAAAAGGCCATTGCGAGTGAATTCTCAGGCAATGCCGAAAAGGTTTTACTAGGAATAC TACAATGTGCCCAAAACCGACAAGGATACATCGCTCAGCGACTCTACGATTCCATGAAAGGACTGGGCACCAACGa TCGCAGCCTTATCCGCAATATCGTGAGCCATTGCGACGTTGACATGGGAAATATTAAGCAAGAATACCAGAACAAATTCTGCCGGAGTCTTCAAGCGGATGTGGCG GATGATACGTCAG TTCACATTATTCAATCCAAAATATAG
- the LOC124326312 gene encoding annexin B9-like isoform X1 produces MAANNFYQIAANTTPIWQHQNYPQQPMAPQKAERYVPTVLPAALFDARADADALHKAMKGMGTDEKALINILCHRSNDQRVSITQAYKSGYGKDLESKLRSELSRNFERVMVALCLSTANFLAREMREAMAGLGTNENTLIEILCSRTNQEMREINKSYLLTYGRPMEKDIVGDTSGTFKMICVSLAQGNRDENEMEIDEDKAKSDILRLYDAGEGRLGTDESTFNSIICTRSWAHLRHVMTLYLANYGHSLEKAIASEFSGNAEKVLLGILQCAQNRQGYIAQRLYDSMKGLGTNDRSLIRNIVSHCDVDMGNIKQEYQNKFCRSLQADVADDTSGDYKNALLALIGCKH; encoded by the exons ATGGCTGCCAATAATTTCTATCAAATAGCTGCCAATACGACGCCCATTTGGCAGCATCAGAATTATCCTCAACAACCAATGGCACCGCAAAAAGCCGAACGg TATGTTCCCACCGTGCTTCCGGCTGCGCTGTTTGATGCGAGAGCCGACGCCGATGCTCTCCATAAGGCCATGAAAGGTATGGGCACCGATGAAAAGGCCCTGATCAACATTCTGTGCCATCGCAGCAACGACCAGCGCGTTTCAATCACGCAGGCCTACAAGTCCGGCTATGGAAAG GATTTGGAGTCGAAATTGAGAAGTGAATTGAGTCGCAATTTCGAACGGGTTATGGTCGCCCTCTGCCTATCGACGGCCAATTTCTTGGCCCGTGAAATGCGCGAAGCCATGGCCGGATTGGGGACCAACGAAAACACGTTGATTGAAATCCTTTGCAGTCGCACTAATCAGGAGATGCGAGAAATCAACAAGTCCTACCTGCTCA CTTACGGCCGTCCCATGGAAAAGGACATTGTGGGAGACACTTCCGGCACCTTCAAAATGATTTGCGTTTCACTGGCCCAG GGTAACCGGGATGAGAACGAAATGGAAATTGATGAAGATAAAGCCAAATCAGATATCCTACGTTTATACGACGCAG gAGAAGGTCGACTGGGTACGGATGAAAGTACTTTTAATTCCATCATTTGCACTCGCAGTTGGGCTCATTTGCGCCATGTCATGACCCTGTATTTGGCGAATTATGGCCACAGTTTGGAAAAGGCCATTGCGAGTGAATTCTCAGGCAATGCCGAAAAGGTTTTACTAGGAATAC TACAATGTGCCCAAAACCGACAAGGATACATCGCTCAGCGACTCTACGATTCCATGAAAGGACTGGGCACCAACGa TCGCAGCCTTATCCGCAATATCGTGAGCCATTGCGACGTTGACATGGGAAATATTAAGCAAGAATACCAGAACAAATTCTGCCGGAGTCTTCAAGCGGATGTGGCG GATGATACGTCAGGTGATTATAAAAACGCTCTTCTGGCTCTCATCGGCTGCAAACATTAA
- the LOC124326652 gene encoding uncharacterized protein LOC124326652, with the protein MNMTRRLTIVLVVLFGLLALASSGPSPVDDTNSVAIEEELARAFQVARSNDVTDVAGYRQSRNQEQETSEQTEEEPPRKKNKKSKRRKWRKRFKNLFSKGAKWYLKINDRTRQTK; encoded by the exons ATGAACATGACTCGCAGGTTGACCATCGTTTTGGTCGTCCTCTTTGGACTGTTGGCCCTGGCATCGTCTGGGCCATCACCCGTAGATGACACCAACTCGGTCGCCATTGAAGAAGAACttgccagagcattccaggtGGCCAGATCCAACGATGTAACCGACGTTGCTGGGTACAGGCAATCGAGGAACCAGGAGCAAGAAACTTCC GAACAAACCGAAGAAGAACCGCCacgcaagaaaaataaaaaatctaagCGCAGGAAGTGGAGGAAGaggtttaaaaatttgtttagcaAAGGTGCAAAATGGTACCTAAAGATTAATGATCGCACGCGCCAAACCAAATAA
- the LOC124326520 gene encoding neural Wiskott-Aldrich syndrome protein-like translates to MIMARQWTTAFVVLFGLLALASSSPLYEEYESFANEEEAAFQEEVARAFEEEVARAFEEEDVRVYDESEDDVMSQLQETRRSQEGPPRLLKSSNFCYGKRSGNYADESNPRAFYMCDKAGQTFTMNCQAGLVYDQQLNRCEWNKNGGGGQYPQPPPPPPPQKQYQPYQPPPPPPPPPPPPPPPPPPPPPPPPPPPPPPPQQYPSYPSVGSGYGRK, encoded by the exons ATGATCATGGCTCGCCAGTGGACTACCGCTTTCGTCGTCCTTTTTGGACTGTTGGCTCTGGCATCTTCCAGTCCATTATATGAAGAATACGAATCATTCGccaacgaagaagaagctgcattCCAAGAAGAAGTGGCCAGAGcatttgaagaagaagtggcCAGAGcattcgaagaagaagatgttcGAGTTTACGATGAATCCGAAGATGATGTAATGAGCCAATTGCAGGAAACCCGC CGATCTCAAGAAGGACCCCCTCGCCTCCTCAAGTCATCCAATTTCTGTTATGGTAAAAGGTCTGGCAACTACGCCGATGAGTCCAACCCTCGCGCTTTCTACATGTGCGACAAGGCCGGACAAACATTTACCATG AATTGCCAAGCCGGTTTGGTTTACGATCAACAATTGAACCGATGCGAATGGAACAAAAATGGAGGGGGCGGGCAATATCCGCAGccacctcctccaccaccGCCTCAAAAACAATACCAACCATAccaaccaccaccgccaccaccgccaccaccgccaccaccgccacctccgccaccaccgccaccaccgccaccaccgccaccgccaccgccaccaccgcaaCAGTACCCATCGTACCCATCGGTCGGCAGTGGTTACGGCCGCAAATAG